One Tolypothrix bouteillei VB521301 DNA window includes the following coding sequences:
- a CDS encoding cyanophycinase — protein sequence MPQLKAKSLEMRTPQATKTAVLVIGGAEDKVHGREILRTFVSRSGASNAYITIIPSASREPSIIGGRYIRIFEEMGAQKVEILDIREREQCEDPYIQASLEACSGVFLTGGDQLRLCGVLADTPAMDIIRQRVRSGQLTLAGTSAGAAVMGHHMIAGGGSGESPNRSLVDMATGLGFIPEVIVDQHFHNRNRMVRLMSAIASHPDRLGIGIDEDTCAMFERDGWLQVLGKGSVTVVDPTEVTHTNEPHVGATDPLNLHNLRLHLLSHGDRYHLYQRTVLPAVYRISS from the coding sequence ATGCCGCAACTTAAAGCTAAATCGCTGGAAATGAGGACACCCCAAGCAACAAAAACCGCCGTTCTGGTCATCGGAGGCGCAGAAGACAAAGTTCATGGACGTGAAATTTTGCGGACTTTTGTCAGTCGTTCTGGTGCCAGTAACGCCTATATTACAATTATTCCCTCGGCTTCTCGCGAGCCGAGCATTATTGGTGGCAGGTATATCCGTATTTTTGAAGAAATGGGTGCTCAGAAGGTCGAAATTTTAGACATTCGGGAAAGGGAACAGTGTGAAGACCCTTACATCCAAGCATCCTTAGAAGCCTGTTCCGGGGTATTTCTGACAGGAGGAGACCAATTGCGTCTCTGTGGTGTGTTGGCTGATACTCCAGCGATGGATATTATCCGGCAACGGGTCAGATCCGGACAGCTTACCTTAGCAGGAACTAGTGCAGGGGCAGCTGTAATGGGTCATCATATGATAGCAGGAGGTGGTAGCGGCGAATCCCCAAATCGTTCTCTTGTTGACATGGCCACTGGCTTGGGTTTTATCCCAGAAGTGATTGTGGATCAGCACTTCCACAATCGAAATCGTATGGTACGCCTAATGAGCGCTATCGCTTCCCATCCCGATCGCCTGGGCATTGGTATCGATGAAGACACTTGTGCCATGTTTGAGCGAGATGGTTGGCTGCAGGTTCTGGGTAAAGGAAGTGTGACAGTTGTTGACCCAACAGAAGTGACTCACACAAACGAACCCCATGTTGGGGCAACCGATCCCCTGAACTTACATAACCTTCGGCTGCACCTTCTCAGTCATGGCGATCGCTATCACCTTTACCAGCGTACCGTTTTACCTGCGGTTTACCGCATCTCCAGCTGA